The following are encoded together in the Streptomyces tsukubensis genome:
- a CDS encoding Tex family protein, giving the protein MTTPLVGSIEGRIAEELGVRERQVKAAVELLDSGSTVPFIARYRKEATETLDDAQLRTLEERLRYLRELEERRTAVLDAVNEQGKLTDDLRASILGADTKARLEDIYLPFKKKRRTKAQTAREAGLEPLADSLLGDPSVAPSDAAGAFVDADKGVADAQAALDGARAILSERFAEDPDLIGELRTRMWTRGRLAARVKEGKEEAGAKFADYFDFSEPFGALPSHRILAMLRGEKEEALDLVLEPEEPTEGRSSFEAVVAQRFGIADRGRPGDAWLADTVRWAWRTRILVHLGIDLRLRLRTEAEDEAVRVFASNLRDLLLAAPAGTRATLGLDPGLRTGVKVAVVDATGKVVATDTIYPHAPRNRWDDSLATLARLAEKHNVDLIAIGNGTASRETDKLAGELCAARPELGLTKVMVSEAGASVYSASAYASQELPELDVSLRGAVSIARRLQDPLAELVKIDPKSIGVGQYQHDLSEVKLSRSLDAVVEDCVNGVGVDVNTASVPLLSRVSGIGSGLAENIVTHRDTHGPFRSRKELKGVARLGPKAYEQCAGFLRIRDGEDPLDASSVHPEAYPVVRRMVKATGGEVASLIGNTATLRSLRPQDFVDESFGLPTVTDILSELDKPGRDPRPAFRTATFKEGVEKLSDLEQGMVLEGVVTNVAAFGAFVDVGVHQDGLVHVSAMSRTFVKDPRDVVKPGDVVRVKVQEIDIPRKRISLTLRLDDEAPARGGGGGRERRGGEQGGGERQGGGERRGGERGQKRGAEPRTPQQRGPRGGQSGPPPANSAMADALRRAGLTRNEERGGERGKGRGRG; this is encoded by the coding sequence GTGACGACACCCCTCGTAGGGTCCATCGAAGGCAGGATTGCCGAAGAGCTCGGCGTACGGGAGCGGCAGGTGAAGGCCGCGGTCGAACTGCTCGACAGCGGTTCGACCGTGCCCTTCATCGCCCGCTACCGCAAGGAAGCCACCGAGACCCTGGACGACGCCCAGCTGCGCACCCTGGAGGAGCGGCTGCGGTATCTGCGGGAGTTGGAGGAACGGCGCACCGCCGTCCTCGACGCGGTGAACGAGCAGGGCAAGCTCACGGACGACCTGCGGGCGTCCATCCTCGGCGCCGACACCAAGGCACGCCTTGAGGACATCTATCTGCCGTTCAAGAAGAAGCGGCGCACCAAGGCCCAGACGGCCAGGGAGGCCGGGCTCGAACCGCTCGCGGACAGCCTGCTCGGCGACCCGTCGGTGGCACCGTCCGACGCGGCAGGCGCGTTCGTCGACGCGGACAAGGGCGTGGCCGACGCGCAGGCCGCGCTGGACGGGGCCCGCGCGATCCTCTCCGAGCGGTTCGCCGAGGACCCCGACCTCATCGGGGAACTACGGACACGCATGTGGACGCGCGGGCGTCTCGCGGCGCGGGTGAAGGAGGGCAAGGAGGAGGCCGGCGCGAAGTTCGCCGACTACTTCGACTTCTCCGAGCCCTTCGGCGCGCTCCCCTCGCACCGGATCCTCGCCATGCTCCGCGGCGAGAAGGAAGAGGCCCTCGACCTGGTCCTCGAACCGGAGGAGCCCACGGAGGGCCGCTCGTCGTTCGAGGCCGTCGTCGCACAGCGCTTCGGGATCGCGGACCGGGGCAGGCCGGGCGACGCGTGGCTCGCGGACACCGTGCGCTGGGCGTGGCGGACCCGCATCCTCGTCCACCTCGGCATCGACCTGCGGCTGCGGCTGCGCACCGAGGCCGAGGACGAGGCGGTCAGGGTCTTCGCGTCGAACCTGCGGGACCTGCTCCTCGCGGCGCCCGCGGGGACACGGGCGACGCTGGGCCTCGACCCCGGCCTGCGTACGGGTGTGAAGGTGGCCGTCGTGGACGCCACGGGCAAGGTCGTGGCGACCGACACGATCTACCCGCATGCCCCGCGCAACCGCTGGGACGACTCGCTGGCGACGCTTGCACGGCTCGCCGAGAAGCACAACGTCGACCTGATCGCGATCGGCAACGGCACGGCGTCCCGCGAGACGGACAAGCTGGCGGGTGAGCTGTGCGCGGCCCGTCCCGAACTGGGGCTCACGAAGGTGATGGTCTCCGAGGCGGGCGCCTCCGTCTACTCGGCCTCCGCCTACGCCTCGCAGGAACTGCCCGAGCTCGACGTGTCGCTGCGCGGCGCCGTCTCCATCGCCCGCAGGCTCCAGGACCCGCTCGCCGAGCTGGTCAAGATCGACCCGAAGTCGATCGGTGTCGGCCAGTACCAGCACGACCTGTCCGAGGTGAAGCTGTCGCGCTCGCTCGACGCCGTCGTGGAGGACTGTGTGAACGGCGTGGGGGTCGACGTGAACACCGCGTCCGTGCCGCTGCTCTCCCGGGTGTCGGGCATCGGCTCGGGTCTCGCGGAGAACATCGTGACGCACCGCGACACGCACGGCCCCTTCCGTTCCCGCAAGGAGCTGAAGGGTGTGGCCAGGCTCGGCCCCAAGGCGTACGAGCAGTGCGCGGGCTTCCTGCGCATCCGGGACGGTGAGGACCCCCTGGACGCCTCAAGCGTGCACCCCGAGGCGTATCCGGTGGTGCGCCGCATGGTGAAGGCGACCGGCGGGGAGGTCGCGTCACTCATCGGCAACACGGCGACGCTCAGGTCGCTGCGGCCGCAGGACTTCGTGGACGAGAGCTTCGGTCTGCCGACGGTCACCGACATCCTCAGCGAACTGGACAAGCCGGGCCGTGACCCGCGACCCGCGTTCAGGACCGCGACCTTCAAGGAGGGCGTGGAGAAACTGTCCGACCTGGAGCAGGGGATGGTCCTCGAAGGGGTCGTCACCAACGTCGCCGCGTTCGGCGCCTTCGTGGACGTGGGCGTGCACCAGGACGGGCTCGTCCATGTCTCCGCCATGTCGAGGACGTTCGTGAAGGACCCCAGGGACGTGGTGAAGCCCGGCGACGTCGTGCGGGTGAAGGTCCAGGAGATCGACATCCCGCGCAAGCGCATCTCGCTGACGCTGCGGCTCGACGACGAGGCGCCCGCGCGGGGCGGCGGGGGCGGGCGCGAGCGACGCGGCGGTGAGCAGGGCGGCGGAGAGCGGCAGGGCGGCGGCGAGCGGCGCGGCGGAGAGCGGGGTCAGAAGCGTGGCGCCGAGCCCAGGACTCCGCAGCAGCGCGGGCCCAGGGGCGGGCAGTCGGGGCCGCCGCCGGCCAACAGCGCGATGGCGGACGCCCTGCGGCGCGCCGGTCTGACGCGGAACGAGGAGCGGGGCGGCGAGCGCGGGAAGGGGCGCGGGCGCGGCTGA
- a CDS encoding LPFR motif small protein, producing the protein MFRAIADVFRQIGGALATVVTLPFRAVARLFGGASRSTRRGGGARRA; encoded by the coding sequence ATGTTCCGCGCCATCGCTGACGTCTTTCGCCAGATCGGCGGAGCACTCGCCACTGTGGTCACACTGCCGTTCAGGGCCGTGGCAAGGCTCTTCGGCGGAGCCTCCCGGTCGACCCGCCGCGGGGGCGGCGCACGCCGCGCCTGA
- a CDS encoding SCO6745 family protein — MTKLAPRAGRHCHNVINLVHSAHYFSPDLGKEMAQLGLTDRSAVYFATRAAAMGQVGAGTVTATFYNFNHELVSRHVPAVWGTAFPGTVLQARLRAVDTTLRRLLGDGAPDSPAMAEAARLALRATEACSRAARPVYAAHADLPVPEEPHLAYWHAATLLREHRGDAHISVLHSAELDPLEALISHTATGKGMSPKWVLSSRGWTQDDWDAAAGRLRERGLLDSSGELTEAGTELRKEIEEETDRLDRAPYEHLGAEDVERLTELATGFSTLALEAGAFPPSAFGKD; from the coding sequence ATGACTAAGCTCGCTCCGCGCGCAGGACGCCACTGCCACAATGTGATCAATCTCGTGCACTCCGCCCACTACTTCTCACCGGATCTGGGCAAGGAGATGGCACAACTCGGACTCACCGACCGCTCCGCCGTGTACTTCGCGACCCGCGCCGCCGCGATGGGTCAGGTCGGCGCGGGCACGGTGACCGCGACCTTCTACAACTTCAACCACGAGCTGGTCTCCCGCCACGTTCCCGCCGTGTGGGGCACCGCCTTCCCCGGCACCGTGCTCCAGGCGCGGCTGCGCGCGGTCGACACCACCCTGCGCCGCCTGCTCGGCGACGGGGCGCCCGACTCGCCCGCGATGGCCGAGGCGGCGCGCCTGGCCCTGCGCGCCACCGAGGCCTGCTCCCGGGCGGCCCGTCCCGTCTACGCGGCCCACGCCGACCTGCCCGTACCCGAGGAGCCCCACCTCGCCTACTGGCACGCCGCGACGCTGCTGCGCGAGCACCGCGGTGACGCGCACATCTCCGTACTCCACTCGGCGGAGCTCGACCCGCTGGAGGCGCTGATCTCGCACACGGCCACGGGCAAGGGGATGAGCCCCAAGTGGGTACTCAGCTCCCGAGGCTGGACCCAGGACGACTGGGACGCGGCGGCGGGACGGCTGCGGGAGCGCGGGCTGCTCGACAGCTCCGGCGAACTGACCGAGGCGGGTACGGAGCTGCGCAAGGAGATCGAGGAGGAGACCGACCGACTGGACCGGGCGCCCTACGAGCACCTGGGCGCCGAGGACGTCGAACGGCTCACAGAGCTGGCGACGGGGTTCTCCACGCTGGCGCTGGAGGCCGGGGCGTTCCCGCCCTCGGCGTTCGGCAAGGACTGA
- a CDS encoding enoyl-CoA hydratase/isomerase family protein, translating to MDPQLLHRVGDSVATVVIHHPAKRNAMTPSMWRSLPPLLERLAVDPGVRALVLTGEGATFCAGADISSLRTGGGAGANGAGADGETAPQELAVRAEEALAAFPKPTLAVVRGHCVGGGCQLAAACDLRFADDSALFGVTPAKLGIVYPDSSTRRLVSLVGPATTKLLLFSGETIGPERALRTGLVDEVHGVESLAERVADFTATLAGRSQLTQAAAKEFADGIDGRAAHWARQANASGDTAEGVAAFLERREPRFTWAPPIRPKRTAGPDCST from the coding sequence ATGGACCCGCAGCTACTGCACCGCGTCGGCGACTCGGTCGCGACCGTCGTCATCCACCACCCCGCCAAACGCAACGCGATGACCCCGTCCATGTGGCGGTCGCTGCCTCCGCTGCTCGAACGGCTGGCCGTGGACCCGGGGGTGCGCGCACTCGTACTGACAGGGGAGGGCGCCACCTTCTGCGCGGGGGCGGACATCTCCTCCCTGCGCACGGGGGGCGGCGCGGGCGCGAACGGCGCGGGAGCCGACGGGGAGACGGCGCCCCAGGAGCTCGCCGTACGGGCCGAGGAAGCGCTCGCGGCCTTTCCCAAGCCCACACTCGCCGTCGTACGAGGGCACTGCGTCGGCGGTGGCTGCCAGCTCGCCGCCGCCTGCGACCTGCGCTTCGCCGACGACAGCGCCCTCTTCGGGGTGACGCCCGCGAAGCTCGGCATCGTGTATCCGGACAGCTCGACGCGGCGGCTGGTGTCGCTGGTGGGTCCGGCGACGACGAAGTTGCTGCTGTTCTCCGGCGAGACGATCGGCCCCGAACGGGCCCTGCGTACCGGTCTGGTGGACGAGGTGCACGGCGTGGAATCGCTCGCGGAGCGGGTCGCGGACTTCACGGCGACGCTGGCCGGCCGCTCGCAGCTCACCCAGGCCGCCGCCAAGGAGTTCGCCGACGGGATCGACGGCCGGGCCGCCCACTGGGCCCGCCAGGCCAACGCGAGCGGCGATACGGCCGAGGGGGTCGCGGCCTTCCTCGAACGCAGGGAGCCCAGGTTCACCTGGGCGCCGCCGATACGGCCGAAACGGACCGCGGGGCCGGACTGTTCAACGTAA
- a CDS encoding ATP-binding protein produces the protein MDNRGSGNGSHDGTAPQGPGAAPLPLPYEGVWRFTAPAVDASVPRARHAVGDLLREEGVPVSDEVTQGLLLIVSELVTNAVRHAALLSPVLAVEVAVGPAWIRLSVEDSHPYRPTALEADHGRTGGRGLLLVREIAREEGGACDVEHTSGGGKVIWAALPLKAPPPD, from the coding sequence ATGGACAATCGCGGGAGTGGGAACGGGTCGCACGACGGTACGGCCCCCCAGGGGCCCGGCGCGGCGCCGCTGCCGCTGCCGTACGAAGGGGTCTGGCGGTTCACGGCCCCCGCGGTCGACGCCTCGGTCCCCCGGGCACGCCACGCCGTCGGCGATCTCCTGCGGGAGGAGGGCGTGCCGGTCTCCGACGAGGTCACCCAGGGGCTGCTGCTGATCGTCTCCGAACTCGTCACCAACGCGGTGCGGCACGCCGCTCTGCTCTCGCCCGTCCTCGCGGTCGAGGTCGCCGTGGGTCCCGCCTGGATCCGTCTCTCCGTCGAGGACAGCCACCCCTACCGCCCGACAGCCCTGGAGGCCGACCACGGCCGGACGGGCGGCCGCGGGCTGCTGCTGGTCAGGGAGATCGCCAGGGAGGAGGGCGGCGCCTGCGACGTCGAGCACACCTCGGGCGGCGGCAAGGTCATCTGGGCCGCGCTCCCGCTGAAGGCGCCCCCTCCGGACTGA